One genomic region from Spirulina subsalsa PCC 9445 encodes:
- the hypF gene encoding carbamoyltransferase HypF — MGQEIRLKLTIRGLVQGVGFRPFIYRLATELGVRGWVNNSAAGVFVEVEGREVQLKAFLRRLEEEKPGRSRIDELETVTLDPIGYPDFTIRASVTGEKTALVLPDLATCPDCLAEIFDPHNRRFHYPFTNCTHCGPRYTIIRALPYDRPHTTMAGFPMCPDCEAEYHNERDRRFHAQPNACPRCGPQLAFWTKEGNVTTQGEEALQQAIHALQTGQILAVKGLGGFHLMADAQNARAITQLRERKRRPDKPFAVMYPSLATVKADCWVSPLEAELLQSPEAPIVLLRKRPQPPLVEAVAPLNPNLGVMLPYTPLHHLLLQGVNRPLVATSGNLANEPICTDEGEAVQRLGGIADVFLVHNRPIVRAVDDSVVREMAGKGVILRRARGYAPLPIPTRFPVPSEAKILGVGAHLKNTVAVCVRDQVFLSQHIGDLETPQAYGAFREVIESFQRLYEFTPEQVICDLHPDYLSSQYARDQGLPWQGIQHHCAHIWAVLAEHNLWDQSVLGVAWDGTGYGLDGTIWGGEFLRFDPPHHLTRIAHLRPFPLPGGDRAIREPRRSALGLLYAIGGADLWQNPAYRSFLEPFSPSEQSILATSLAQGLNCPLTSSIGRLFDGVASLTKLCQKASFEGQGAMQFEFSLPEHPRAESYPLPWRDISPLQLDWHPLILALLEDLKLNIPLSEVSAKFHNSLIDSIGAIAQQIGVNRIVLSGGCFQNKYLLETGVTRLREQGFQVYFPVVCPPNDGGIAFGQIVAARFLE; from the coding sequence ATGGGGCAAGAGATACGCTTAAAACTAACGATTCGGGGATTGGTGCAAGGGGTGGGATTTCGACCGTTTATCTACCGCCTAGCGACGGAGTTGGGGGTGAGGGGATGGGTGAATAATTCGGCGGCTGGGGTGTTTGTGGAGGTGGAGGGGAGGGAGGTACAATTAAAGGCGTTTCTGCGGCGCTTGGAGGAGGAAAAACCCGGGCGATCGCGCATTGACGAACTAGAAACCGTAACCTTAGACCCCATCGGCTATCCCGACTTTACCATTCGCGCCAGTGTCACGGGAGAAAAAACCGCCCTCGTTTTACCCGACTTAGCTACTTGTCCCGACTGTTTAGCGGAAATATTTGACCCCCACAATCGCCGCTTTCACTATCCCTTCACCAACTGCACCCACTGCGGCCCCCGCTATACCATTATTCGGGCTTTACCCTACGACCGCCCCCATACCACCATGGCGGGATTCCCCATGTGTCCCGACTGTGAGGCAGAATACCACAACGAGCGCGATCGCCGTTTCCACGCCCAACCCAATGCTTGCCCCCGTTGTGGCCCCCAATTAGCCTTTTGGACGAAGGAGGGAAATGTTACCACACAAGGAGAGGAAGCCCTACAACAGGCCATCCACGCCCTCCAAACCGGGCAAATCCTCGCCGTGAAAGGACTAGGGGGATTCCACCTCATGGCCGATGCTCAAAATGCCCGCGCTATCACCCAGTTAAGGGAACGGAAACGACGACCAGATAAGCCTTTCGCCGTTATGTATCCCTCCCTAGCCACCGTCAAAGCCGACTGCTGGGTATCTCCCCTAGAAGCCGAGTTATTGCAATCCCCTGAAGCCCCCATCGTACTCTTGCGGAAACGCCCCCAGCCGCCCCTTGTGGAGGCGGTAGCCCCCTTGAACCCCAATTTAGGGGTCATGCTCCCTTACACCCCCCTCCATCACCTACTGTTGCAAGGGGTGAATCGCCCTCTGGTGGCAACCAGTGGCAATCTCGCCAATGAACCCATCTGCACCGATGAAGGGGAAGCGGTGCAACGTTTGGGGGGGATTGCCGATGTCTTTTTAGTCCATAATCGCCCTATTGTGCGGGCGGTAGATGATTCCGTGGTGCGGGAAATGGCGGGAAAAGGGGTCATTTTGCGTCGGGCGAGGGGCTATGCCCCTTTACCTATCCCCACCCGCTTTCCCGTGCCTTCTGAGGCGAAAATCCTAGGGGTGGGAGCGCATTTAAAGAACACTGTAGCCGTCTGTGTGCGGGATCAGGTGTTTTTGAGTCAACATATCGGGGATTTAGAGACTCCCCAAGCCTATGGGGCCTTTCGGGAGGTGATTGAGAGTTTTCAGCGCCTCTATGAGTTCACCCCAGAACAAGTAATCTGTGATTTACACCCGGATTATTTATCGAGTCAATATGCCCGGGATCAGGGTTTACCTTGGCAGGGGATACAACACCATTGCGCCCATATTTGGGCAGTGTTGGCGGAACATAATCTCTGGGATCAATCGGTGTTGGGGGTGGCTTGGGATGGCACAGGATACGGTTTAGATGGCACCATTTGGGGGGGGGAATTTCTGCGTTTTGATCCCCCCCATCACCTGACTCGGATTGCCCATTTACGACCTTTTCCCTTACCGGGAGGCGATCGCGCTATTCGAGAACCTCGCCGGAGTGCCTTGGGGTTATTGTACGCCATCGGGGGGGCGGATTTATGGCAAAATCCCGCCTATCGTTCCTTTTTAGAGCCTTTTTCCCCTTCAGAACAGTCTATCCTCGCCACAAGTTTAGCACAGGGCTTAAATTGTCCCCTAACCTCCAGTATCGGCCGTTTATTTGATGGGGTGGCCTCGTTGACTAAACTTTGTCAAAAAGCCAGTTTTGAGGGACAAGGGGCGATGCAGTTCGAGTTTAGCCTACCGGAACACCCTAGGGCGGAATCCTATCCCTTGCCCTGGCGGGATATCTCCCCATTACAGTTAGACTGGCATCCTCTGATTTTGGCACTGTTGGAGGATTTAAAGCTTAATATTCCCTTAAGTGAGGTCAGCGCCAAGTTTCACAATAGTTTAATAGACAGCATTGGGGCGATCGCGCAACAAATAGGAGTGAACCGTATAGTTTTAAGTGGGGGGTGTTTTCAGAATAAATATTTACTAGAAACGGGAGTTACTCGTTTACGGGAGCAAGGTTTTCAAGTGTATTTTCCCGTAGTTTGTCCTCCCAATGATGGGGGAATTGCCTTTGGTCAAATTGTAGCCGCCCGTTTTCTTGAATGA
- a CDS encoding HypC/HybG/HupF family hydrogenase formation chaperone codes for MCLAIPGKVVSIQGDDPLMRAGKVSFGGVIKEVSLAYVPDVEIGQYVVVHVGFALSIVDEEEAEETLAYLEQLETTV; via the coding sequence ATGTGTCTCGCTATTCCCGGAAAAGTGGTCAGTATTCAGGGCGATGATCCCCTAATGCGTGCAGGAAAAGTTAGCTTTGGTGGGGTGATTAAAGAAGTTAGTTTAGCCTATGTTCCTGATGTTGAAATCGGGCAGTATGTCGTCGTTCATGTGGGTTTTGCCCTCAGTATTGTGGATGAAGAAGAAGCCGAAGAAACTTTAGCTTACTTAGAGCAACTAGAAACAACTGTTTGA
- a CDS encoding DNA double-strand break repair nuclease NurA, translating into MLDLTKLAGQLPEISQHLQREAKAAQQRLERAQILLNEIQGRQEEFTAQYEDWRDRLIFNAALPLEPIDTCLTIPTPPAQHSVFATDGSQIAPSHHEIAYCYLINVGRVMLHYGQNLHPLLDSLPELFYKAEDLYIARQWGIRPEEWMGHRRTVSEAQMLAEMAVRWVQPPGAHRDPNLALVDGSLTYWFLEGIASEARDLLLPPILAAWDQLYQERIPLMGYLSAPRNSEAINFLRFPACPHPNPDCFRYCRGEEMNGEAEGGRWQHRFPCQVVDPLRDATLWAYILQPGQRGALWRSSAPILNLYPEHLRVSFCYVHVGTEIARVEVPQWLAEDEDLFHQSLGILLAQVYKGYGYPVALAESHNQAVVRGGDRARFFALLEQQMIRTGLQNVGISYKETRKRGSIA; encoded by the coding sequence ATGCTAGATTTAACCAAATTGGCGGGACAATTGCCAGAAATTAGTCAACATCTCCAACGGGAGGCGAAAGCGGCTCAACAACGCTTAGAACGCGCTCAGATTTTACTGAATGAAATCCAAGGCAGACAGGAAGAGTTTACCGCACAATATGAAGACTGGCGCGATCGCCTCATTTTTAACGCTGCCCTCCCCCTCGAACCCATCGACACCTGCCTGACGATTCCCACTCCCCCCGCCCAACATAGTGTTTTCGCCACCGATGGCTCTCAAATTGCCCCCTCTCACCACGAAATCGCCTACTGTTACCTGATTAATGTCGGGCGGGTGATGCTACACTATGGCCAAAATTTACACCCTCTGCTAGATAGTTTACCGGAACTGTTTTATAAAGCCGAAGACTTGTATATTGCCCGACAGTGGGGCATTCGACCGGAAGAGTGGATGGGACACCGCCGCACCGTCTCAGAAGCCCAAATGCTGGCAGAAATGGCTGTGCGTTGGGTTCAACCCCCCGGCGCTCACAGGGATCCGAATTTAGCCCTTGTCGATGGCTCCTTAACCTATTGGTTTTTGGAAGGAATTGCCAGTGAAGCCCGGGATCTTCTCCTGCCTCCTATTCTAGCGGCTTGGGATCAACTGTATCAAGAAAGAATCCCCCTCATGGGTTATCTCAGCGCCCCCCGCAACAGTGAGGCGATTAATTTTTTACGTTTCCCCGCTTGTCCTCATCCCAATCCCGATTGTTTCCGCTATTGTCGGGGAGAGGAGATGAATGGGGAAGCAGAGGGAGGGCGCTGGCAGCATCGCTTCCCTTGTCAGGTGGTTGATCCTCTGCGAGATGCCACTTTATGGGCTTATATCTTGCAACCGGGGCAACGGGGGGCTTTATGGCGGAGTTCTGCCCCTATCTTGAACTTATACCCGGAACATTTGCGGGTGAGTTTTTGTTATGTTCATGTGGGGACGGAAATTGCTCGGGTGGAGGTTCCCCAGTGGCTGGCAGAAGATGAGGACTTATTCCACCAATCTTTAGGGATTTTACTGGCGCAGGTGTATAAAGGCTATGGTTATCCGGTAGCGCTCGCGGAGTCCCATAATCAAGCTGTGGTCCGAGGAGGCGATCGCGCTCGTTTTTTTGCCCTCTTGGAACAACAAATGATTCGCACTGGCTTACAGAATGTCGGGATATCCTACAAAGAAACCCGCAAACGAGGGAGTATTGCTTGA
- a CDS encoding Gfo/Idh/MocA family protein has product MTSSSLKVAVLGTGFGQKIHIPALQHHHRTEVIALWNNDLAKAQEIAAAHQIPQAFSSLQDLLALPELDAVTVATPPFLHTEMASQVLEARKHLLLEKPMNLNAQDTQYLYDLAQQKGLVAIADFEFRFVPSWQRLAELLQEGIVGKIRFIKIDWLVVSRADPSRPWNWYARQDQGGGALGAIGSHAFDYIAWLFGPIQRLCGHLSCAIPQRPDPTQGGQLKPVDADDTCMVMMELKDGTPVQMSLSSVTYQGRGHWVEVYGEKGTLVLGSDNQKDYVHGFRLWYAPAGESLREQEIPQRLAFPQVFPDGRLAPVLRVIDHWVQCIDQGKVTAPSLKEGVYSQLLMDLTHESHARQAWIEVPD; this is encoded by the coding sequence ATGACATCATCTTCCCTGAAAGTCGCCGTTCTCGGAACCGGATTCGGTCAAAAAATCCACATCCCCGCCCTACAGCACCATCACCGAACCGAAGTCATCGCCCTATGGAACAATGATCTCGCCAAAGCCCAAGAAATCGCCGCCGCCCACCAGATCCCCCAGGCCTTTTCGAGTTTACAAGACCTCCTCGCCCTGCCAGAATTAGATGCCGTTACTGTCGCCACACCGCCTTTTTTACATACAGAGATGGCCAGCCAAGTCCTAGAGGCCCGGAAACACTTGTTGTTAGAAAAGCCCATGAATCTAAACGCCCAAGATACCCAGTATCTGTATGATTTGGCACAACAGAAAGGATTAGTGGCGATCGCAGACTTTGAATTTCGCTTTGTTCCCTCTTGGCAACGTCTCGCGGAACTCCTCCAAGAGGGCATCGTGGGCAAAATTCGCTTTATTAAAATTGATTGGCTCGTAGTCAGTCGTGCGGATCCTAGTCGCCCCTGGAATTGGTACGCCCGCCAAGACCAAGGAGGCGGCGCATTAGGGGCGATTGGTTCCCATGCCTTTGATTACATTGCTTGGCTCTTTGGCCCGATTCAACGCCTCTGTGGTCATCTGAGTTGTGCCATTCCCCAACGCCCAGATCCCACCCAGGGAGGTCAACTCAAGCCCGTTGATGCCGATGATACTTGTATGGTCATGATGGAATTAAAGGACGGGACTCCAGTGCAAATGTCCCTCAGTTCCGTCACCTACCAAGGCCGAGGCCACTGGGTAGAAGTGTATGGAGAGAAAGGAACCCTAGTTTTAGGCAGTGACAATCAAAAAGACTACGTTCACGGTTTCCGGTTATGGTACGCCCCAGCCGGAGAGAGTTTAAGGGAGCAGGAAATTCCCCAGCGCTTGGCCTTTCCCCAAGTCTTCCCCGATGGTCGTTTAGCCCCTGTCCTGCGGGTGATTGATCATTGGGTACAGTGTATTGACCAAGGAAAAGTCACAGCCCCTTCCTTAAAAGAGGGGGTTTATTCCCAGTTGTTAATGGATTTAACCCATGAATCCCATGCTCGCCAAGCATGGATCGAAGTCCCCGATTGA